The Lineus longissimus chromosome 10, tnLinLong1.2, whole genome shotgun sequence genome segment tttcacaatttttcacctaaaatgaggggctGCAGACACCAACCCACTCTCTCAGTTGAAAACACTATTCAATTTGGATGCCCCACGCCACAGAAACAACATTAGAGTAGCTGGGGACACCTGGTGTCGtatggaggaactaaaataccctGAACATTTAGGTAAAGTACTCAACTAACCTTATGTGGCCTCGTGAAGAAGATTAACATCCATAAGTACATGCCGGAGAGTGCAAGATAGACCGGTAGACCTTTCTCTTTGAGGTTCAACACATATTTAGCACCATACTGAAAGGAAAATACAGAATGTATCAAGCAAGTGAAACATTATAATTTATAACTTCAGATATATTGGCATTTaacactactgatgatgatcaaacttAGGCAGTCTTTGCCCAAAACAGATGACATGGTGCGAACAAAGTGAGCTTTCCGCAAAATTGAGACATTGCGTTGTGAGCGAGTTTAaagaaagcttctttgaagtatttttttcttttatcgtcttaggTTTTAAGCCCAGCTCAGACCAGGAAAACACAGCATGTCTGATCCCAGGACTGTGGTAGGACAAGTTAGTGGAAGGAGGGATTTTCTTCATGAACTTGTCAGTGACGCACTCCACCCCATCACTGTTAATCAACAGGATCTTATAACAAAAATTGCCACGAAAGTATTCCATGCACTGTTCATACGTACTATAACTGGCAATGATATCAAGGCAAAGATGAAGATAATGTTAAAGTTGAGGAAGCCATTCATGAAGTAGAACGTCCAGGATTCCACACCTGAAAAAGACGCAAACTGAAATACAAGAACATCCCAAAGGTGCGGTGACTGCCTCAAGAGGACAATACCCAGAAAATTCTCATCCATGCTTTCTCCAATTACTTGCCATCACCCAATTTTTTTTCTAGCGCTTGTAATATACCAGTTGAATCTTTGCCAGCTCTGGTAAAGAACTGTAAACACTTAACACTACACTGCGTGCCACACTATTATGCATTGCCTATATTTTGCGAGTTCCTGCAATTGATTAGGATTATATTTTTACATTTGCATACCATATGATTCACTGACCATATACATTCACTATCCATGCCATAAAATGCTCCTCTGAAAATTTCCTGTGTAGAAATTGAGGAAACATTGAAATTTGGGTGTGCCACACTATTATGCATGGTAAGGTAATGATATCAAATAATCTTATTAAAGGTGTTTCAATGGCAATTACCTGACAGAAACCAACTACAAGAGCAAGAGAAAGAGCTAGATGCAGTACATCCGTCATTTTGTCTGCTCCTAATGATTGATATAACCACCTTTCTTACTAATTACAGAGATCAGCCTATCATCCATTCCAGAAGTGAATTTTTCTATCTCAGCTGACGAAAAGCTCTTCGCTGCTTCTTGAAGATCCTTCCAGAGAGTCTCTTTCGATGAATATTGCCTGCCATTTGCATATAACCTTCTTTTCAGCGCAGACCAGAAGTTTTCTATCGGATTGAGGTCTGGTGAGGACGCAGGCCAGTCCATCAAAGTGCCGTCTTTGAACCCCTGAGCAGCTAGCCAGCCCACCGAGTACTTGGACGCGTGTGACGGTGCATTATCTTGCATGAACATCAGCTTTTTTCTGGTTGCAGCAGGTTGTCGCTTGATACATGGAAGAAAATGACGATTGAGAAATTCACAATAATTCTGCGAATTCATCTTCACACCATCATCGACCTTGAAGGGTCCAATCAAGCGATCCTTTTGAAGAGCAGCCCATATCATGATGCCTCCTCCTCCTTGCTGGCGTTTGAACCTCACCGGGGCAGTTCCACCTTCCATCAGCCAGCCTCTGGCCCAGCCATCAGGTCCATCAAGGGTTGCGCGCATCTCGTCAGACCAGATCACCTTGCTAAAATCCTGTTTCAGGTACTTTTTACACCACTCAATGCGTTTTTCCTTGTGTCTCTTGTTCAGAGGGGGCCTCGTTTTCACTTTCACCACTTTTCCGACGCTCCTGAGGGCACGACATCTTGTTGACCTTGAAACATGTGGCAGTCTAGCCGCTTGAAATATTTGAGCGCTTGTACTAATTGGCTTTCTGGACATTTCTCTCTTCACAGCTGCCAAATCACGACCAGACAACACCCTCCTGGATGGTTTATCGACTCTTGTTCGGACATGTTGGCTGTCATTCACAAACTTTTTCACTGTCCTATGGTCACGATGAATAATCTTGGAAATTTCGAGTGAAGAGCATCCTTCCGCCAAACACTTGACAATTTTCGCCTTCTCTGTACTGTCTAGGTCCCTTTTCCTACCCATGGTGAGGCCTAGACTGAGTAAATGGCCAGTACACACTGCCAAATGTCCTTGAGCCCTTACTTGCATAATAGTGTGGCACATCCGTTATACAATCTTTCCTCAATTTCTATTGTGGTTATTATCCAAGGAGCATTTTATGGCATGAATAATGAATGTATATGATCAATGAATCATGTGGTATGCATTGTTAAAATATAATCCCAATCAATTGCAGGAACTCTCAAAATATAGGCAATGCATAATAGTGTGGCACGCAGTGTAGTAGGATTATTCATGTAGCAGATTAGGAAGAGAAAGAAGCACTTTTTTTGTTTGGTAAAACTTGTTGTTCTTCAGAATTCTTGGGGGGAGACTGGCTACTCGGTCTTCGCAAGGaaccagtctaggagaaggaacACTTCGAACGACCTGCCCGCATGGATTTCACTGGTTCACCTTGGACAGCAAGACATCTAAGAGATGGAGACTCCAAAATCACCATCACCAACCGAAGTCGGAAGGGACCAGCCAACTCTGCATGGAACGAAAATCAGGTCTCCACACACAAATACAGTATAGCAAAACAGATCATTGCAAAATGTGATGGCTGCACTTACCATAGATGTTGGGACCATGATCACTAAAGATGTTGTATAAGACTATATTCAGTGGTGCAATGACTATTTTACCATAGAGCTGGCTGTCTATGATGGTGACTGGAAGCTGAAAGGACGAAAGGTATTAGAGATGCATGGCTGAATTGGATTAGAAAACTGCAGAGTTATTTCAACACACTCTATAGTTTTGCCTTGGTGTCTTGCCTACAGTTGAAATGGGTACTTCACCattggtattggttgtctcatcaaaaaCCACTGGGTAGAGCTGTCATATTAGCTCCAACCTTGCCGTGGTTGGGTTAGTCAACCAACACCAAAAGGTGGTGGGTGAAACAACTAGCAAAAACAGTGAGAAACTGTATCACCAAACTCCAATCTGGTGGAAAGGAAGTCTGTACCATGAAAGCTGGCATCTTTTGAATTGAACAGCCACAAGCTACCCAAAGTCTCAAACCATCAACTTCGACGACTTGGATCACCAGGCCATTCGGGTCCAACTCTTCATCTTTCCCTACCCTTGAACAGTCACAGCCCACTGTTTCTGGAGAAGACACATGTAAATTGTAAGGCAAGGACACTTTATAAATTGTTTCTCGTCTGATCGATGCAGGCAAAGGCACGAAACAATCAATCTATTTTTCTTGTCCTAACTCAATAATAACAGAAATTATATATGACTCACCAAAAACAAGAAGATGGCAATGGCACACCACTGGATGaaataaaacacatttttctgCCTCCAGATAATGTCAATTGCAATCGGCACTCTGAAACAAAGATATCTAGGATTAAGTTTTAAAATGTAAATCAAGAAATATCTTCCACTCTAATAACAGAATTGCACACACACACAGTCTCTGTCACAACTAGCATACCTTCTGCTTCCTGTAAGCTGTGTACAACCTATACTTTGGTTTTTGCGTAAGCTTACACACGGGGCTGCGCACACATCTCTGCGTAGGTCGCACATAGCTTACATTGATCTTCTGTGCAAAAGGTATGCACAGGCAGCCAAAGCGAAGGTTTGTACGATAAGCTTGCAACACACTGCTGCCAACTCCAGTGTCCAAAGGTTTTCAACAGAACAACTCTTGCTGCCAGACCTGCAAGTCTGTGGGAATGTCTGTGGCAACTTTTGCCGCAACTGTTGCCCATCTTTGTTCAAGTTTATAGCCTGATCATGTGACCCTAAAATGCCAGCTGATTGGCTATAGCCTCACCGCTGACTCCAAGCTTGGCTGAATTGGTAGCACATCAGGCTGATGCAGGCATCCAATGGAGTTCGATTGAAACAAGTTAGATTTCTGGCGGCCAGTGGGGGTTGTGTGCCAACTTCTCACTTATCATGACCTTTTTTTTGTGTAAACACAAGGAAACATTAGAATGAAATGAGTACATCCACAAACTACCTGAATTGAAAACAGTCCACCGACCTGATGGTTAATCGCAAGCCTACAGCAACTCACCCAATAATGCCGGCAAACGGCCAGCCAATGATGGTGCTTGCTGCGACAGCCAGAATGGCCGCCCACGTATGGTTTAGGAACCAGCCTCCCATGGCGAGCATGGTCATGTACATGGCAAAGCTGCTGGGGAGGAACGCAGAACAGGAGATGAACATCCCGGTGCTCAGGAGGAGAATGCATAGAGCTAGGCGCCCGGTGTTGGCTCCGAATTGACGACACACCCCTCTGGAATAAAAAAAGACGTAAATAATTGGGTCTGAAAAGGGGCTGTAACATGGGACTGAAagggttttttttacatttacGCAGACAGAGAACTATTGCTGAAGAAGTGTACAAAATCCTAGAAAAACAAAGACCCTCCTACTTGTTGAACCtcataaaagaaaaagaaatctcgCACAACCTTCGTAGCCATAATGTGCAGATCAATCATTTTAACAGTATATCATAtggtaaaaatagttttatataTGAAGCCTCACGGATTTGGAATGACCTGCCATACCATATCCGTGAGGCCAATAATTTTACCATTTTTCGTAAACTTTTATTAACTTGGAAGGGTGATAAATGTAAATGTGCTATGTGTGCTTTTTAAACTGTGTTTGTACTATTGCCTTTTAGAGACACCTGTAGGGctattgttttactatttgtaAATTAATCTTGTGATAACTCTGTATTATTTATTCTTTTGTTATTTTAATCATGTTAGATATTGGTTGAAGAGCCCACCACAGCTCACGTTTTTTATGTATTCCCATACCGAtgaaaaataaagtttatcttatcttatcttatcttatcttatgaAGTCTactaagtacagtggaacctcccttagcggacacctgtctataaaggacaacctccctattaaggacacttgatttggtcccaaattggatctttccattcaattagacctctctaatcaggacacctccctattaaggacagcagttttcagtcacgagggtgtccttgatagagaggttctactgtagtggcAATACTTACTTATAGAAGTAAACTTCACAGAGTGCACATGAAAATCCTAAGATGCATCGCATAAAGTAGAACACCAAGATCTGGAAGGAAGAACAAAGTCTCTGATCAAAACAATTATTGCcctgtgatgtacataattatATCACTATCACTTTTTTAAACAGAAAATAGCTAGCATTTATCTTTTCTGATTTTACAATATATCAAAAGCATGTGTTGCTGTTGACTGACATTATTCACTCAGAATGATAGAATATTTTTAAAGTTCGGACTACAAATTgttatcactcacacaacgtagtgagtgtaatgggtacgtatgtatacactggtatccagtcagaacggcccctggtcaaaacggccccgctttaaatagagtcaaaacggccccgagtcaaaacggccccgggtcaaaacggcccttggtagtttagtggtagtaacctatctgaactagataactttttttactGCGTGTGTGTAACCAGTGGCAACGAGATAAGAAAGCAGAtgttatgcacttttaaaacttagaagttgcgttatctggtttttggcctgttcgcccatattattgttattattattaatcttctctacattattctctatatgtagggctaatgtaggtctacaccatcgaacttTATTCAGGTCCGTGATCACACAGAAAAATATAAGATCATTAATTAAGCAAGgggaattaatcaaggctacttttcgtgatatttgctgaggttccttttacctttaacttctagacatctattttgttcaataattttaCATCTGACCAAATACATATAGAGTGGAGAGGGATCGCACTGTCTCTTTAATCGTGTGACTGAGCTCattgtgaacagtgatcacatgccaaaggtgatgcgaattccctgtctctttgatattgcggctaattagagctaattgcgaacactaatcacatgccaaaggtgatgcgaattcactgtctctttgatcttGCAGCTAATTGGAGCTAattgcgaacactaatcacatgccaaaggtgatgcgaattcactgtctctttgatattgcggctaattagagctaattgcgaacactaatcacatgccaaaggtgatgcgaattcactgtctctttgatatttcgatTAACAATAAAGGAACGATTACTAATTGCAGACGGGACCTAATTCAAGAATGAGtactgttcattttatcatctcGTCACGATGACTATATAAACCCCCAGAATTCTCAAGATCTTCATCAGTTTATTCCAAGACTTCATTGCTGCTACAACTCGACGCTACTTTCATCAACACCTTACTATGACAGAAGAGGATCCCTGCATCTCCTGCCGCAAGCAAGTGAAGAGACGACAACATGGCCTCCAGTGCGAAGGATGTGACCAGTGGCAACACCGAATCTGCAACACGGGTATCAGCCAGAAAGAGTACCGTGCCGCTGTCAAGCTGGGGAATGCGATCAGCTGGAGGTGCCAACGgtgtcaggcaagaagttacagCCGCCTTAGTGTTGGGGAGCCCCAGGGCGAGAGCACACGATTGTCACTGCAAAACACTTCCACGTTACAGGTCATCATGAACGAATGGGCTGAGTTCATCAAGAAGTACTGGAAGACGACGAGCCACCACCAGACGTAGACCTAGACCACGGCATGCCAAGTGAAGCAGAGCTACAGATGGCGGTCGACGAGTATATTGCCGAGCAGCACCAGGACGAGCCACCTCCAGACGTAGACGTAGACCATGGCATGCCAAGTGAAGCAGAGCTGCAGATGGTGGTCGACGAGTATATTGACCCCACCCTCGGCGAATTTGATATCCCATCCGTCCTTCAAGAGTCTTCAATGCGAGAACCAGACCCATTGCCGTACGACAGAGCTGCAGCACCTGCACCGTACGAAATAATCCACAATGGCTCacagaaaggaaaagaaaagctTGCTGACAGTCATGGTTACCTATACACAGTGAAGGCCACAAAGAGACAGAACGGGAACCGGACCTGGAGATGTAGCGTGCGTAACAAGAATGTCTGGTGCAAGGCCACGGTGCTCCAGAAAGGTTCCAACTTTATACGAGGCAGTCTACCCCACGTCCATCCCGGCAAGCTAGGGGCTGCCATTGCAACGAATGTGGCAATAGAGATCAAGAAGTCAGCAGCCACGTCCATCCCGGCAAGCTAGGGGCTGCCATTGCAACGAATGTGGCAATAGAGATCAAGAAGTCAGCAGCCAAAGAGATCTTCACGCCTGCTGCAGAAATTGTAAACCAGGTGTTCCTGAACAAAGACATACAGACGAGAACAGCGCCATTGGAAGCGCTTCAAAACCCCGTCAACTTGGCAAGAGCGGCGAATCGTTTCCGGCAGAAAATGCGCCCAGCTGAACCGAAAAGACCTCGAATTCGATCTTGACGAAACGCACATTCCCGAAGACTTTTTGCGTGAAGACATTCGAGTAGACGGAAAGCGGCACATCATTTTCGCAACAACGCAGATGATCCAGTTGCTGACGGAGTCGAAAACTTGGTACATTGATGGTACATTCAAGGTCGTCAAGGAGCCCTTCACACAACTGCTCAGCGTCCATGATTTCGTTCGACAAGGTGACGACATGAAGTCCCGCTTATGTTCGTCTTGATGTCAGGAAAACGCTTTGCCTTACCTTTGATTTGATGAACTGTAACAGTGACGACTGCATGTAAATGTTATCATTACCGGTATAATTGATAATAAACTACTAAGTATGAGTTAAAACGAAACAGGTATTCCGTATTGATTTGTCTTCaatttgactatgaatgatGATGCAATGGAACGTAGCCCAATACGAGCCCAATACCGCCAAATCGAGGGAAAACTCTTCGCAGTTTGGGAGGATTACATCAAAGGAAAGAAGAACGCCCGACAGCTGCTCCGTACGTGCTCACATCTCGTTGCCCCAAGTACGTAAAACGGTCAAATGGAATGTGCTTTGAACTTTTTCATGCGCTTGCTCTAGACTCTGTCGTCTAAGTCATGGAATGATGGTTACATTTTGGtaataaaaacatattgttttaAGATAACAAGTGCATATGAACAAGTGTGATATGGTTTTATTCTCTGGCTGTATTttatatgttttgatttgatttgatgaactGTAACAGTGACGACTGCATGTAAATGTTATCATTACCGGTATAATTGATAATAAACTACTAAGTATGAGTTAAAACGAAACAGGTATTCCGTATTGATTTGTCTTCaatttgactatgaatgatgatgcaattcatgactgcaTGCCAACTAACCGGCGATTCATATAGATCCTAAAGTCttatcatttctcatttctttctcatttaGAAGTATGGATATACAACGGTTGATCGGCATGCATGACTGTGGCCCAGACAAAAAGCCCCTCGATCTACTAAGTACTTCTGAATAAACATTGCCAAGCATGCAAACAGTactaagaatgaataaagactacaaATTCTTGAGGTCTAGATCACAGGATCGAAGTTCCCACCCCTAAAAATACTTATCCCTAAACCGCCTCAACTATACACTCAACTATACCCGCCCACTTCACACGATACCCTACACTCTCCGCCGCTATAGGTGCCCAtttgacccagggccgttttgacccggggccgttttgactctattaaagcgggggccgttttgaccaggggccgttctgactggtaagctatacactgtatgtaaagtgtaaacaaaattcatatatccatcatgtccatcgaatctgaaaaaatttgtgcagacccatgacaattctggttccggtacagctttgtcgcattccatatgggccgcgcattggccgatcctgcattcatgacgtgccgcacccacagttacgacgttggacgtgaatcccattgtttccttcctcgtgacgcaattatttcattacgtcatgagccattgaccattcacacaagtagatttattcacaccggcgccactgaagtgcgggtgtgggacatcatgtatttaaaaatcgtctgctaggacatacagttgtgtgagttcactacagcttgctctttacatattaattttTTTCCCAAGACCTAATTTGCATGACTGGTGAGAATGAAAATtctaagtacattgtatttttagCAGCCAATACTTGCAGCAGTACTTCACATTCATGAAATGATAGGGGGCACTTACCCTCGTAACTTTTTGAAGACAGAAAGTTGCCCCCTCAAAATCTACCAGCACTGAATGGGTTAATTAAATAGGGTTAATCACCTAAGAACTTAAATAaacttttaaacctggtggacgctgtttagtatgacccacCATCATTGCCTTACCTTATTAGGGAGAAATGCGCCCACATAAACCTTCAGTGGTAGAACATGGAGCCACAGGTATGCATAGGACCTGATGGCATAGATTGGGGAGTACTCCCATGTTTGGAATCCTTTCCCATACAGGAGATAGTGAGCCTGAAAACAGCATGAGGCATCTACAGTTCAAGTTCTAGAATGCCTTGGTTACAATAGAGGCCCTCACACCAGGTggaggaagccactgaaggCCACACAAACAAAAGACTGCATGGTcgtcgcacaccacatgatcttttgttcgttgtgcctatatttaggtttgtttgggcccacaatgacttcctccgcctggtgtaaaagggtaTGTTTTAGTTTTATAATGGATTACGTTTTAGCATCGTTTTGACTACCGAGGTTTTGGTGAGCCAACTGTAACCTCTTTGGTTGGTATGGAATGTACCGGTATCAAAAGCTAACTCTTGGTAGATTATGCCAACACTTAATTGATATCAAAGTTTGAGGCGTATTAGAACACAAATTGATACTAACTGTCAATCATTATTGGTTGTTTTaccaggacaccctctccatttaGGGACAGTcaggttttggtcccaaataggttgtttctctacaatttgacctctgtattcAGGACGCCTCCCAAATAAGGACAGCATGTGTCAGTCTGAAGGCTGCACTTATTAGACTTAAAGAGTCTTGGAGAGAAGTTCAACTGTACGTCCAGCCAAATTTCACTGAACTGAAATTCTTTTCATCTTAATACTCACTGGTTCCCAGTAATTGTAGGTTTCATCACAATCCGAAAGGTTactccagatggcagcacagagaCGGGCTGACATCAAGGCCTTGAAAGCCGTGTAACCAGAAGGCATCCATGGTTGATAAGGAGCAGGGACATCTGGCTCCTCAGTTGCCCTAAAAAGCAATAAAACATgaatgcctctcgagccattgtctggcgttTTTtactgtgaagatctattgtaaagatggtttgttgggcAGACCCTAGGTGATGCGGGCGTATCTGGGCAAGGgccgtttctgtttcaggtaCCCCAGCCTAACCGGTACTGGTATACGCACAGGTTAAGCGGGGCCTATACCCTCAGCTTaccagtcagaacggcccctggtcaaaacggccccgctttaatagagtcaaaacggccccgagtcaaaacggccccgggtcaaaacggccctgtaCCGCCCTGAGCAAAGGGTAGTTGAGGGTGTCAGCTGATAGTattccatcctgaggaaatctttTCAAGAGATACTTTTAAAGTCTTTGATGGCAGGGTCTATAGAGCAAGCGcaagtataataataataatgagtcttttatatagtatacatgtatattttttattatattatatattatagTATGGATTTTATATAGTTGTATAGTTCAAATTACAGTTCAAATCACAGTTCAAATCGCATTTAGTCCATATAACCGTCCGAATTTGGGGCAACGGATGGAATTTCGAATTCGCCGAGGGTGGGGTCACTGCTGGTGCTCTGTTCTCCCCGGTGCTGCTCATCAATATACTCGTCGACAATAAGCTGTAGCTCAGTTTCACTTGGCATGTCGAAGTCTACGTCTGGTGGTGGCTCGTCGTCTTCCAGAACTTCTTGCTCATCTTCAACCCACTGGTTCATGGCGGCTTGTAACTCAGCATCGTTTTGCAGCGACAATCGTGTACTCTCTCCCTGGGGCTCCCCAACGCTAAGCCGGCTGTAACTTTTCTGTTGACACGGTTGGCACATCCAGCTGATCGCTTGGTCCAATTTTACAGCTTTTTCTGGCTGATACCCGTATTGCAGATTCGGTGTTGCCAAGTTAAAGGTAAAAGGAACCtcagcaaatatcacgaaaagtagccttgattaattcccCTTGCTTAATTAATGATCTTATATTTTTCTGTGTGATCACGGACCTGAATAaagttcgatggtgtagacctaCATAGCCCTACATATAGAGAATAATGTAGAgaagattaataataataacaataatatgggCGAACAGGCCAAAAACCAGATGACGCAACTTCTAagttttaaaagtgcataacaATAATAACATCTGCTTTCTTATCTCGTTACCGCTGGTTGGTTACACGCACGCagtaaaaaaagttatctaGTTCAGATAGGTTACTACCACGAAACTACCAAGGGCCGTTTTGAtccagggccgttttgacccggggccgttttgactcggggccaaagcggggccgttttgaccaggggccgttccGACTGGATACCTACCCTCAGCTAAGGGCTTCTATTTCTAATGTCTTTCTAATGATTCTGCTGAATTAAAGCAGTAAGCTACGTGCATCCACATATGGCCCATCACGGGGATGACCCCTGGTCGCGGTGATGGGAATGAATACAACCAACACACTCATGCACTATATCAGTATCACTCCAGTGTCAGATCGGAGTGACCTGACCCACCCAGTCCCTCCCAGGGCAGGCCTCAGTCTGCGCCTGCAGGGGGAGTCAGTGCCCCCTGGCCCTTGTGCAGTTCCCATGCACATGGGCGGTACTGCTATATGCTGTGGCATGtacaaatttaaattggttagGCCTAGTGCATAGCATAGCCTAGTCCTGCATGATAATGCCATGATGCACTGGCTGGCCTGACTGGGTTGTTTTTGAAGTAGTAGGGAACCGCTCACATTCAAAGACCATTTTCGAGGAACTGCATTTGCTGTTGCCTTAGATGTTTAGTTTTCCTGTTGCACAAAGTAATTATCTAGTTAATCATCATGTTCTTAACATAccctttcttttcttctttgtaCTCACGGCGTTTTTCACGGAGAGATTTTCCTCTTTCTCGACCTCGCGTGGTGGAAGCCATGATTGATCGTCTGCAACCTCGTTTCCAGGAGAGATTTGATTTTACATTATCTACTTATTTGTTCGTTTAAACAAACAAAGCATATAATTACCTCTACAGATATAAACTTATTTATCTTAGCCTACAGACAATTTGGATATCTGCTAGTTTATTCTGAGAATTTTTAGTATGTTGAGCATATTACTGGTAATGGGTTAACCTGCAAACGAGGCTGACCTAATTTATAGATGAATGGTAAACTTCCATTCCAAATTGACCGGGATTCCATCCATTTGACCGTCGGATATTGTCTCTGAACATGATATTTTGGGTCCCATTATGGTAATTTAGTCCCGGGATTTGGTTTGATATTCAATAATAATTCGATTTATTGTCAAGATATTCTATCTTCTGCTTTGAGTCTTTGAAATACTATTTGGTCGTGTGTCTTTTCttgggttacaggaaaattcgtccccggataattcgtccccggaaaattcgtccccgcaaattcgtccccggataattcgtccccaaggaaaattcgtccccggataattcgtcccctaggaaaattcgtccccggataattcgtccccgaggataattcgtccccaaggaaaa includes the following:
- the LOC135494502 gene encoding alpha-1,2-mannosyltransferase ALG9-like, yielding MPSGYTAFKALMSARLCAAIWSNLSDCDETYNYWEPAHYLLYGKGFQTWEYSPIYAIRSYAYLWLHVLPLKVYVGAFLPNKILVFYFMRCILGFSCALCEVYFYKGVCRQFGANTGRLALCILLLSTGMFISCSAFLPSSFAMYMTMLAMGGWFLNHTWAAILAVAASTIIGWPFAGIIGVPIAIDIIWRQKNVFYFIQWCAIAIFLFLLPVTIIDSQLYGKIVIAPLNIVLYNIFSDHGPNIYGVESWTFYFMNGFLNFNIIFIFALISLPVIYGAKYVLNLKEKGLPVYLALSGMYLWMLIFFTRPHKEERFLFPIYPLIGMAGALTVDYIQKMYCYLLIRRPVFTHYTDYTSWMSVLVAGLFAIISVSRTLALYRGYHAPLDTYLELHRIANNDRIHTLPSDKTVNVCVGKEWYRFPSSFFLNNENWNLQFLQSEFKGQLPKQYGKGPDATKVIPSHMNDLNLEEPSRYFDVNKCHYLIDLDASEETAREPRYVMNTTNWKVLASSHFMDASRSHQFFRAFYIPLLTDRYCTYTSYNILKTTRTKSKKKARSKS